The Rhododendron vialii isolate Sample 1 chromosome 3a, ASM3025357v1 nucleotide sequence TTTGCCTTTTCCACTAACCACTACATTCGTTACTTCTATTTCGCCATCGTCTTTGTCCTGTTTAAGTTGGAATGAGGGATCAGAACTATCTGTTCCAGACGGGGAATGGACTGATGGGTGAGCATTGAATCCTGTTGCAGTGGTATCTCCAAGTATTCGGGTCATCGCTGCATAGTGTGGGAAACCTTTTTTCCTGAAATGCTTGGCCTTCTTATTAACCTAAGTGAAGAACGAAGTGGCCTGTATCAGACTTAATTGATAAGCATGAGTAAAATAAAAGGGAATAGGTCACTTCTAACCTTATATAGCTTCTCCCAGAGGTTATCATCAGCAGTAACAGTACCTTTTTCCGCACACCACCCAACGCCACTTTGGTCACAAAGGCTTTTAAATTTGGTGTGCATAGTGCGTAGTtggttgaacttgttttttatttgaagttCAGAGTATTCATATTTAGCTCTAGCAGAAAGACTCTTCCTCATCCTAGCCCAACTTTTTATCTGAAAAGTCCCAGTATCTCTACTACCCATTGTTTTCACCTCCTCCTCCATAATGTCAATAAAAAACGCTTCATTTTTCTTCGACCACAGGGAATCGGCTACACCTCTCACgtcaacatcatcatcatcctcaatCTTGATACTTACATTGCCTTTGGTAGCCATTTCCTATTTATAAATCACCCCACAATTGGTCTAAATAAGATCTCAGATTTATTTGGGCGAAGTAGAACTATAGATTCAAGAAATCTCATGAATAAGTCAAAGGAAAAATGAATTAGGCCAATCCACATCAATTCTGCAAACCTGAATACAAGCAAAGTACTTGGCAAAAAACATTTTCACGAAGCAATAGAGTAATATCTCACTCGAAGCCGACAAAAATGAATTAGGCCACTAAAGTACGATTACAAACAAACTAGACCATAACATTGGAGAAATCAGGTGATTATTTACATTTCAATACAGGAACGGCACAACCAACGACAGCGGTACAGTACAACAAAAGCAGATTCAGCTGCGTTCTATATATATAACTCTCTATATCCATCCTTCTACGCATGTACGCATATGGTTACAGATATATGTGCAATACATCTAGAAATACGAATCAAAAAAGCGATCAAACAAGTGACGAAATCCGAGGAGTGTTGGACAAAGATCGATTGATCGAGATCGAGATcgatattgagagagagagagagagagagagagagagagagagagagagagagagagagagagagagagagacagagagagagagagagagagagagagagagaccttttcAGCCGCTTGGGATCGAGAGAGATCGATGGATCTGGGGAAAGACTCAGATGAGATAAGGAGAAGTCGCCTGTTATATCAGAAGCGGAACACGACTTCAAGATTTGGCAgccggttttttatttttagaagaAGTGAAAGTAGACTTTTggtactttttcaattttcaaaaatttagaaaactcattttaatttttaaaaatgaaaatagataaccaaacaaactttcggttctaaattttaaaaattttgaaaatgaaaacagaaaacaggaaATGAAATGGTTACCAAACAAGACCTATATATTCCTCGTTGAGAACCATAGATACTACTTATCTGCGGTCGCTGTAGATTGTACTAGAGTAGTGTAGGTGTAGCTGCAATGTTCTAGTTGATTGGTTATTCAATTGGTTGTATTGTGATGCCAGAGATCGTGCAATTTGATTGTTATCAGTTTAAAAACAATACAGTTATTTCTAACTGAGGCTGAAGTAGTAATGGGTTAGGAAGGAATCATGCTATAATGGTATAACCTGAAGTGAAGGAATATTTGTATGCCTCAAGGGAGAtactgaaaagaaagagaaggttggaagaagaaggaggaggttGAAAGGAACTGGAGAGGGAGAATGGCGATATGGATGGGACATTGGATGAGCAAAAAACAAACATCAAACAGTTCTAGCGAGGAGTGTTTGGTCATTTTTGCAATGGTCCAAGAATGTGATACATTAGAACCGTTATGTTCTTTACTAGTCCTGCAATTGCAAAACTCCTTTTTCCTGCGTACATGTTGAATTGTGGAAGGAAAAGAGTGTGCTGTAGTAGCCAAATCTAGGCTCCAATGGCATACATAACGCATGGAACGATCATTTTCGTTACTGTGCTATCAAGGAGACTAGGTAATAGCTAGTACTCCCCAGTGGATTCCGGGTGCCTGCAATGAGTTTTTCTCGCTGCAGCTTCCAGCCACACAAAGTTATTCTCGTTGCACCTTCCAGCCACACAAAACACCGTCGTGTCGGGGGCCAGGCAGGCttcagccctttttctcctcccCGTATGGGACAATGGTTGTGTGGATCCCATTTTTGAGGTCCCATACATACAATCCAAGTCGtccaataattttaaaacaattATCTTAGTGATTTGGTAAAAGAATCATCTCAATTAGATAATTAGATGGCTTATCTACTTATTTGGTCCTTATAAAATAGTCTCCTTTTCAAGTTCATCATTCCAaaaatttttgtttcaattttacccttgtAGTTTGTGACCCATTTCAATGTTACCCTTTCCGTCAACAAGAGGACTGAAATAGGTTACATGGCTAACGGAAGGCTGATGTGGAACGTTTTTTGACAAGGTGGCACCAATACAAGGCACTTACAACAATCCCACTACACCACGTCACTATACGCAATTATTCACTCTTTCCTTTCAAAAGATACTTCTACCTTGTCTTAGCCGTTCGTGTATAGTTTAAGCATCTTTTGGAAGGAAAGGGAGAATAATTGCGTATGTCACAGCTCATTTAGAGTTGTACAAAATTTGGGTGGGATTGCTAATCCTAGAAGGGTACTTGCACAAGCTGTTTCCTCATTTTGTGCTGACTGTTGGGAAAATAACAATGGGGGCGCAATTGCTAGTATTTGTTATTATTACAGCCCTCTCTATTTTACCTTCAGTTTTTCCTTCTAGATGGGAATTGTATCCTACATAATGCCATAGGGTTGTTCGCTACCATTGTGGTGGTCATCTCGGTGATATGCGTTGGAGCAGAAACTGCTGGAGCCAAATTTAATGGTAATGGAAAAGCATTCATAATAGGAGGTCCGACATTTCACCCTCGATTGTCCGACATTTCTCAAAACTGCGTATTTCATTCCATTCTTCTCCCAAATCATATTAGATCcaacacgagagagagagagagagagagagagagagagagagagagagagagagagagagagagcttacttgattaaaatatttcagAATCTACAATCTAtcatttgttttggaaaatatttttcatatgcCAGCCAAACTCCGAAAAATAGAAGTTTAAAGTTTGTATCTTGAAAAAACTTTTTACATCGTAaaaaattttatattgaaacaaacggagcctaaactACCCATATCTTCAACTTAACCCTAAACTTATTTTTGTTCTAACATGTTTTCGTTCTTTACAACCATAACTCAACCCTTCCGCCCCTAAACCTGCCGGCCCCGACTTTTGGATTGCCCAAGCCCAACCCCAAACTTGGTTGCCCGCTTATTATTAAgtgcaaaaaaatacatataattaaaaaatacaaaattaacgGTATATTGtgtttttagtttaaattacatcaaaaaattaaaattaagatGGAACCCTGGTTACAGTGCTTAATGATTGgtgattcgtttttttttttttttaaatctactTATTAGGCAAATTCTTCAAATCAAACTACAAGCAAATTGACCTATATATTGACACGCAATTTCACTAAACTATATTAGTGACAGAAAAAATATTGTCACAAAAATATCATTATGTGCCTAAAGATATTTCGTGACAAACATAAAGTTGTTACTATAGTCTTAGGCTCTGTGGAGACTTGTAGAAAGtagtgaaaaaaagaaaagaagagaatttaaaaaaaaaatactttctctaatttccttctcaattatttctattattttccTAGGTTCCAAAGAGAGCTTTAGTTTCAAtgagaagataaaaaaaaaaaaaaatcttccagTGTTGGGCGCAAAACAACAAAGTTCTTCTGCAACATTTTTCTCAAAAAGCATTTATGCCCACATATCGTAAAGGAACAATGATATAGCTCCCCAGGAATCAAACTCAAGTCAATCAACTTCCAGTCCATGCTATGTTGCCAACTGCATCAAGGCTTGCTTATTGCAATGCCTTCGGCaaaaatcatatataatatatatcatcaaatttttctatttttgttgccctagcccaggggttgcccaagcccaagGGTTTGCTGGGCTCACCCCTGTACCGGCCCTAATTAACCACGGACCATCCATGACCATGGCTTCAGAACAATACGAAGATCAATGaatccctcttctttttttcccttcaatttaATCAATTCCATCTGCTCTGCTGGTCAAGCAAAGGAAATGCAAGtgggaaaactgtcttttgtGGATATGTTACTGTTAACATAAAATCATGGGGAAAGATTCTTGTTTCAGGTTTTTGCTAATGTTAATAGTATCTCAAATCTTTACTcatacttttactcaaat carries:
- the LOC131320529 gene encoding uncharacterized protein LOC131320529, which gives rise to MATKGNVSIKIEDDDDVDVRGVADSLWSKKNEAFFIDIMEEEVKTMGSRDTGTFQIKSWARMRKSLSARAKYEYSELQIKNKFNQLRTMHTKFKSLCDQSGVGWCAEKGTVTADDNLWEKLYKVNKKAKHFRKKGFPHYAAMTRILGDTTATGFNAHPSVHSPSGTDSSDPSFQLKQDKDDGEIEVTNVVVSGKGKKVFDMKALKTTEPKESSKSKKRDSLSANLSASLSALVESSKRKVDILEAKHNAKSTSVSVTSQDHGEPQGLLAECIQTLNAMEDLDGASYTKGMKLLKDDPSWRPIFLGMSEQRKKDFISYV